Proteins encoded within one genomic window of Nilaparvata lugens isolate BPH chromosome 11, ASM1435652v1, whole genome shotgun sequence:
- the LOC120353539 gene encoding tetra-peptide repeat homeobox protein 1-like: MRPASGIATTLVSVTILLQITGITSSNKDKKRGASSFTHVYHGDTPSSPQRDYYHHRFIPTHVIPAKSAPRYFGSGYNTVTVTKEVPVPVPHPYPVTLEKHIAYPIRIAVPVPIDRPIPVHIPKPYPVHIDNPVPFPVKVPVKVPVAHPVPVPVPTPVAVPVYVKASPILSPHGHYNYGYEPYYDHFDHDPSYKRESGEKSKESENTSEIKG, from the exons ATGCGGCCGGCTTCTGGGATAGCCACTACATTG GTATCAGTGACAATCCTGCTGCAAATCACTGGGATCACCTCATCAAACAAGGACAAAAAACGGGGAGCCTCCAGTTTCACCCACGTCTATCACGGTGACACCCCATCGTCACCCCAACGTGACTACTACCACCACCGCTTCATCCCCACCCACGTGATCCCCGCCAAGTCGGCACCCCGCTACTTCGGCAGCGGCTACAACACGGTAACCGTTACCAAGGAGGTACCCGTTCCAGTTCCTCATCCCTACCCGGTTACTCTCGAGAAACACATCGCATACCCGATCCGGATAGCCGTTCCGGTTCCAATCGACAGACCGATACCGGTTCACATACCCAAACCGTATCCGGTACACATCGATAACCCGGTTCCGTTCCCGGTGAAAGTACCGGTTAAAGTACCCGTTGCTCATCCGGTACCCGTTCCAGTTCCTACGCCGGTAGCGGTTCCAGTCTACGTGAAAGCGTCGCCTATACTATCACCTCATGGACATTATAACTATGGTTATGAGCCATATTATGACCACTTCGATCATGATCCTAGTTATAAGAGAGAGAGTGGCGAGAAGAGTAAGGAAAGTGAGAATACTAGTGAAATAAAAGGTTAG